From Malus sylvestris chromosome 1, drMalSylv7.2, whole genome shotgun sequence:
tttagtgtaaaaatatggattttcgttaaagtgaataataccgtgagcttttcattaaagttttattttctatCACTTATAGTTTAATGTTAATTTTATGCGAACTATTTGTTACCTCATATTTCAAGCACAATATTCATAGAGAATCCTCTTAACATTTTTCTTCGATAAATGGGGAGGACTCATTTGGTGAGGAAATAGTTGGTCAGCATGTAAAAGACGCATGAACCGACGATAAATTACTTGTTACCTAGATTTATTATTTATACAATTAATTACTTTAATATTCTACTTAATTACGAAGTCAAATCTACAACCAATGAGTTATAGCTTTGGATCTCGATGACTTTTTGCATCATATAAAGTAGCTATATATATTTCGACCCTTATAAACTGGGAGGCTTAGATGACATGGCAAAGTAATCATTGACTGTTCATACTTGTACTTACCGGAGTTAGCAGAATCATGGGGAAGCTTTTAGGTCCCGCATGAAACCCTAGGTTGGTGGTGTTCCAAATTAGATGGAGGCACGTGGAAAGCGCATGTCTAAAGTCTAAACTCTCATCATTTTTGCTAATTGGAATGATttgggttttcataaaaccatACTAATACGAAAAGTTGAAGTAATTCTTACGATTTACGTATTTGTCCATTTTCTTAAACCCTACTACCAGAAAAGGGTCcatttttataatataaaacatggtttttgtataaattaagaGCATCTGAACCCTAATTGTGTTAAATATAAAGAGATACGATTTTAGGAAATAAAAGGATGGTGGAAGGTATCTTTATTGGTTggttagggtttaatttgaaaaCGAAAATCCAACAactgagaaataaaaaaattggatgCCAGGTTTGTTTCTATATTGACTGCTCGAAACGGAGtcgtttcaaaatttcaattcaaTGAGGAAAattctttgtttttggttgcGGAAAATGGCATTGCGTTGGAAAATGATGGGGCACTGGATTTGCACGTCACTCGCAAGCAAGCAAGCAAAAAGTCTGGCAATGGCATCCCCTAAAATGCTTGCTACAGAAGGCAATCTCTCCTTCTCATGCGTGGCACCTTATACACGCAAAATGGGTTGCAAAGTCTGGCTGATTTTCTTTGCAATATTTGCCTGATTATGACGTTGTGAAAGTTAAGTTTTGTGGTAAGCTATCAAATTCTGACACCTCAAAACTCAAgattacatttttattttttgtaacttttttgtgtttttttttttaatttgacgATATATTTACATTGAGAAGTTTGAGATTTGGGTCAAGTCACATAATGGGTTAGTCATAATATTTGGTATCAACTCGCTATCCACAAAATTGAACTTAATAACTCTCACTTataacttataagtgaaaataaATACCACTAAACTGTAATTTTACGAGACATTTTTTGGTGTCTTGATATAAAAAAACCGTAAAGATGGAGATAATCATGTTGGTATAATGTCATGTTTTTGGAAGGGACATCATCATTGAAGAATGAAAAGTGTAATTGGGCTATGGCCTTGTGTCCCTTATTAGACCTCTTTTGGGATAATTAATCATTTGATTCTTTGTTTAATTGGGTAGAATATTAAGTTAATTATGCTGGATCTTTGATCCACACGACCCAATTCAATTCAACGTGTTAATTCCTTGTTCAAAAgttaaaacattaaaatataaaaagtgaaaataaagaaagaattaCTAGTCAATAATCTTATTGTCTTCTTTTTAATCGTTCTGAACTGTTGATTCCAGATGTATCTTAGGTAAATACCAAATAAACCTATTATCTTTTCTTTAATCAATTACAGTTGGTCACAAGAATTTCTAGCAATAGATAGAACTTAGTCCTACGCTACTAAATTAATTAGGAAGTCTAGGTTAATATTTTTAAGGAAACAAACATGCAAAGCAAGGGTAAGCTTTTTTACAACCATCATACTGTCATAGTGTTATTAATTTACCAATGTTATAACACACATATCTAATTATTAAGTTCATAAAGCATCaacattattttttgtttatagtaTAATACGTAAATTAATAAGTGAAAGCTTAATGcttaattattttattcaaattaaatcaaatcaattcaacctaaaaatttataattttgtttGACAATGACGTGGTTGTATAGAGACATCTTGACCCTATGGTTgcattattagtttattacagATCAGCACTCAGCATCCAATATTTTCATCATAATGTAGTGGGAGCAATGGGGATACTCAGTACACATAATAATTGGTGGAAAAAATTTGACAAATATATAGCAAATGTGCAGATAAAACGGAAGCATGTGGAAACCACAAAAATAATATGTTGCTTGGTTCCCAGAGACACATGCGCAAACATGCATGACCCCAAAAATAAGGCACAAATTGAAACATGCATACCTGTCAATGTGGCAATTTTTGTCACACATTTCCCTCCAAACAAAAAACCAATCCAACTAAACAAAAACCTTCTCTTTGAGAGAGACCAAAGAAAGTGGCTGCCAAAATCCTTATCTCTTACTGTGGAAATTGCAGAACTGAGAAAATAGCCATGGCAGCACTGAGCTGCAAATTTCATCACCGTATGGTCTGCAAAAATTATAGACATGCCAAAGCGAAACCTTCCATCTGTTGCTCAATGTTTGAAATGGTACCAGGCATGGTGTTTAGgttgataattttttgtaaagGTTGAAACTTCAGTAGTAGTTTGAAGAAATCTGTGTCTttttcaagagagagagagtggggagCAAGAGTATGTGTTTTTCATTAATTAGAACAAAAGAGATTACAAGGACTATATTCCTCACAGCTGGTCAAAAACAGATCCTACACTCTAGGGACCTAGAACTCATCTCCAGCCATTAATGGTCATCGGAGGATATCATCCATCCACctggaagaagatgaggaagcATAGTACAATTAAAAAGATAAGAACACCAGCTATAATCTTTCTAAAACTGGAAATGAAACTAGCCGTTGTAATTTGAATCTAACGGCCCCTTCTAAATTTAGCAAGTTCTTCATTTCTTCAAAACTTCTCAGCTTCCTTTCAATTTCAACTGCAGGTTTAGCTTCTGCAGATTAACTCCAAGGCTAGTAGGCATCTTAATTCTCAACAGCCTCTCCTAAGCTGCTTACTGGCTTCACTCCTAACTTCATCCTCAAGTAATTGAATCGATCTTTAGGCAAGGCTTTTGTAAATATATCTGCCAACTATTCTTCACTTCTGCAGTAGTTCACATCAATGGATCCTTGCTGCAATGCTTCTCGAATAAAGTGACATTTCCTGTTTATATGTCTAGTTCTCTGATGAAAGACTGGATTTTTGACCATCGATATTGCTAACATGTTGTCACAAAACAATGGTGTTGCTTCGGTTTGCATTTCACTAAAATCATCGAACACAAACCTTAACCAGATAGCTTGAGTTGTTGCCTCAGCTGCTGAGACATACTCTGCTTCTGCAGTTGACAATGCAACTGTGTTTTGCTTGACTAAGGCCCATGAAAATGTCCCACTACCAAAGCTGAATGCATACCCAGATGTGCTCCTACTGTTATCTTCACTGCCAGCCCAATCTGAGTCACAAAATCCAATCAAAACAACATCCTTGTCCCTTATAAATTCAATGCCATAGCCGAGAGTACCTTGAATGTATCTGAGAACTCTTTTAGCTATTCCCATGTGCTTCTTCTTGGAACCATGCATGAATCTTGATAGCAAACTGGCAACATACATTATATCAGGCCTGGTTGCAGTTAAATATAACATATTGCTAACAATTTTCCTAAACAAACCTTCATCAGCCAACTCATTTCCATCAACTTTCTTCAGTTTCTCACCAGTGGGTAGAGGAATTGTCACTGACTTACAATCCTCCAGGCCAAACTTTACGAGTAAAGACTTTGCATACTTGCTTTGATGAATAAAAACCCCTTTATCAGTTTGTAGAACTCTCATTCCCAAGAAATGATGTAAGAGTCCTAAATCAGTCATCTTATATTTCTGCATCATGTCTCTTTTAAACTCACTGAGCAATGTATTGCTGCTTCCAGTGTACactatatcatcaacatatatagagACTATGATCAGATTTCCTTCTTCATCAGTTCTAGTATATAAGGTAGCCTCACTGGTGCTCATTTTGAAGTTGCAACTAGTGAGATAAGTGTCAATCTCACTGTACCAGGCTCTAGGAGCCTGCTTCAAACCATAGAGAGCCTTCTTTAACTTATAGACCTTGTGACTTGCATTTTCAACTTCAAAACCCTCTGGTTGCTCAGTGTAAACCTCCTCCTCAAGTACTCAATTCAAGAAGGCTGACTTAACATCTAATTGGAACAGCTTCCAACCCTTTTGTGCTGCAAGTGCAATCAAGGTTCTAATTGTATCTAACCTTGCCACTGGGGCAAATGTTTCATTATAATCAATACCAGGTTTCTAGGCATACCCTTTTGCCACAAGCCTAGCCTTGTGCTTTTGAACTGTTCCATCCAAATTCAACTTGgttttgaacacccatttgACTCCTATGACTGGTTTGTCTGCAGGCCTTTCCACCAGCTCCCAAGTTCCATTCTTTTCAATAGTTTCAATCTCAGCTTCCATTGCTTCCTTCCATGCTTTGTCTTCAATAACATCATGATAGGTTTCAAGTTCAATAATGTTCATATGACATCTTGCATAGATGTCCTCCAAGCTTCTCAGCTTTACTGGTGTATTGCTTGGTGTTGAACCTTGACTGGTACTGGCAATGTTGCTTCCAGGGACATATTCATCATCTGAGATTAATTGAGTGAGATTTAGAGAATCAATGCTGTGAGTTTCATGAGGGGATTCTTCAGTTTCAATTATCTCAGAATTTTCATTTCCAATGGTGAGAGGCATGTAGACAATTTCATCTTGCTTGCTTTCCCAATTCCAGGACTTGTTCTCATTGAATACAACACTTCTTGAGAGTATGCTCTTCTTAGTTTGAAGATTATAGATCCTGTAGCCTTTCTCACAGCTGCCATACCCCATAAAGATTCCCTtgcttgctttgtcatcaaattTCTGTCTGAGATTTGATGGAATGTGACTGTAACAGATACTTCCAAACACTCTTAGATGTTTTACACCTGGTTTTCTTCCTGTGAAAGCTTCAAATGGTGTTTTGTCTGAGACTACAGTGGTATAACACCTATTTTGCAGATACACTGCAGTGCCAACTGCTTCAGCCCAAAACTTGACAGGAATTTTCTTCTCAGACATCATTGATCTTGCCATTTCTCCAATGGTTCTATTTCTTCTCTCAGCAACCCCATTTTGCTGAGGAGAGTAGGCAATAGTCAGCTGCCTCTCCATGCCAAGATCACTGCAATACTCAAGGAATTCATGTGAGGTGTATTCTCCACCTCTGTCACTTCTTAGTTTCTTTAATTTGAATccactttgaagttcaacaaatgctttgaattttttgaacacATTTATCATATCTGACTTGTTTATGAGGAAATATACCCAACACATCCTTGAGTAATCATCAATTAATGTGATGAAGTATTTGTTCCCTCCAATGGACTCATTTTGCATTGGACCACATACATCCGTGTGCACCCATTCAAGTAGATTGTTTGCTCTCCAAGGTTTCTCATTCTCAAATGGTTCTCTGTGACCTTGACCATACACACAGCTTTCACATACTCCTTCTTTTTCTGAGAAATCAGGTAAACCCAACATCATTTGTGTTTGCTGCATTTTCTTCATGCTAGTAAAGTTCAAATGGCCCAATCTTCtatgccaaatccatggattttcTTGTATTGCTGCTTTCCTTGCCACTGAGTTGACAGATTCCATGGACAATGGAAAACATCTATTTCCAGTCATTGTAACTTTAGCAACAACATTATCAAGACTACTATCATCACATATTAATGCATAGTTTCCTCCAAATAGAATGTAGTACCCATGCTCCATCATTTGCCCTATGCTCAGCAGATTTTCATCTAATCCAGGAACTAACAACACTTCATTTATGTACCTTCTCCCTTTTCGTGTCTCAACTACAAGTGTCCCTTTTCCTGTGGCTTGAACAAGGTCTCCAGTGCCCATTTTTACTTTGCAGGTCACTGACTTATCAAGGTTAATCAATAAGGACTCATGAGAGGTCATGTGGTTGCTGCATGCACTGTCCACAAACCACACAGACTTGCTTGATGCAATTGAACTTGCATGACAAGCATAGAACATGGTTGCTGTGACTGCATCTTCTTCCTTCGCACAGTTTGCAACTTGTTTACCATTGTCACAATCCTTAGTTAAGTGACCAAATCGATTGCACCTTCCACACTTGGCTTTTCCTTTATATCTGCACACACCAAAATGGTATTTCTCACAGACTTGGCACTGAGGTTTTACACCACCTTGACTCTTACTCCCTTACTTGTTCTGTGGATTGGATTTATTGTTCCAGTTTCCCGCAAAGTTGTTGTTCCAGCTTGAACCACTGGAATTGTTCCAGTTTCCATTTTGAGACCAATTCTTTCCCTTCTTATATTGACTCCATTTTGGATTTGTCTTGTACTGAGACCCTTTGAAATTTCCAGTGCTATTTCCATTTCCTCCAACTTTAAGACTGCTGAAAGCCCTCTCAGTACCTGTGTATTTATCTCTTTCATCATGCAAGTCTTCTCTTTTATCATAGACTTTCACTAAAGCTAGGACTTCCCCAACTCTAATAGTGTCTAGATCTTTGGCTTCTTCAATGATTGACACTATGGACTTATATCTCCTACTTAGACTCATCAACAGCTTTTGAACAATTCTTTTCTCTGTTACATCTTCTCCTAGAGATTTCAAGTTGTTTACTATCTCAAAGAATCGAGCCATGTAGTCATCCAGAGATTCAAAATCATTCATCCTTAGATATTCAAAATCAGCTCTAATGGCTTGTAATATCACAACTCTTACCTTTTTATCTCCTCTGAACTCTCTTCTCAGGATTTCCCAGGCACCCTTTGCAGTCTTCTCATTTCGGATTCTGGGAAAAAGTTCATCAGTGATTGCTCCTTGAATGAGACTTAGAGCCTTGGCATTCTTGATCTTTTCCTCCTCTGAGACAACTGGTCCTTCAACTAGAATGTGCTCTGACTcactttctccttcttcctcagaAACTTCCTCTCTGGGAGTTTGTTGTTCATCAAGGCCAGCTTCAACCACATCCCATAGATCGTAGGCTATGATAATGGTTTCCATTTTCACAGCCCAAAAATCGTAGTTTGAGCCATTAAATTGTGGTGTTCGTAAATCACCACCGGAGGAGCTTGATCCAGCCATCTTCTCAGGTAACACAGCTCAAATGGTTATAAAGGTACCACCTTTAaggttttctggaaatttttttttaatggatcTCTCTCACAATATCACACCCTTTCTTCGGAATCAGACCtagagctctgataccatgtttgaAATGGTACCAAGCATGGTGTTTAggttgataattttttataaaggtTGAAACTTTCAGTAGTAGTTTGAAGAAATCTGTGTTTttttcaagagagagagagagtggggagCAAGAGTCTGTGTTTTTCATTAATTAGAACAAAAGAGATTACAAGGACTATATTCCTCACAGCTGGTCAAAAACAGATCCTACACTCTAGGGACCTAGAACTCATCTCCGACCATTAATGGTCATCGGAGGATATCATCCATCCACctggaagaagatgaggaagcATAGTACAATTAAAAAGATAAGAACACCAGCTGTAATCTTTCTAAAACTGGAAATGAAACTAGCTGTTGTAATTTGAATCTAATGGCTCCTTCTAAATTTAGCAAGTTCTTCATTTCTTCAAAACTTCTCAGCTTCCTTTCGATTTCAACTGCAGGTTTAGCTTCTGCAGATTAACTCCAAGGCTAGTAGGCAGCTTAATTCTCAACAACATCAAGGTGTTTATATAATGTGAACTAttgaaaattaaactaaaatttgTTGCTAAACGTGATCTCTGTCTTGAGATAGGTAATTATAAACGGAGCAGCGAAGGAAATTGGAAGGGCGGCTGTAACTGCAGTGACCAGAGCTAGAGGAATGGAGGTGGCTGGTTCAGTGGACTCTTATCTCGTAGGAGAAGACATTGGGAAGGTATTTTCATTCATTTCTTaatacattttctttttctgttagtattgtcatcaacactcatcATCTACTCATCACGAGAGTTGTTAACAGCGATCCCTATTTCATACATTGTACTTTTTCAAGTAGCATGTTAACATATGGGATAATTTGATCTTTCCTTCTAACAAATTTTAGGTGTGACATGGAAGAGCCTTTGGAAATACCAATAACGAATGATCTCACAATGGTCTTACGTTCCATTTACAGGTCACCAATTCAATAGTTGAATATTAATAAATAGATACACGTATGTGTTTATTCTGTCGATACTTCTCATTCCTCTGTGACAATTGGCAGTCTAAAGCATTAGGAGTAGTTGTTGATTCACTGAGCCTTCCAAAGTCTACGACAATGTTAAACAGGTAATGTAATTACACAAGTACTATTTATGACACATTAAAAACCCTGATTCCGTTTTCTCATTTGATTGATTATTTCTCTACTAGGCAACAGCATTTGGCATGAGAAGTGTGGTTTATGTGCCGAAAATTAAATTAGATACAGTATCAGCATTATCTGCATTATGTGACAAAGCCAGCATCGTGAGCACAGGATGAGATGTACTTCATACAATAAGTTTTAGaagttgtttcttttttttgcttttctccCTCTTTTATCACAGAATGAAACCATACATTTGTCACTGATATGGAGCTGCAACTGTGTTCAGGGTTGTCTCATTGCACCGACTTTGTCCATTGGATCGATACTTCTCCAACAAGCTGCAATTTCAGCTTCCTTCCACTACAACAATGTAGAAATTGTGGAATCAAGAGCATCTGCAACGGTAA
This genomic window contains:
- the LOC126615165 gene encoding dihydrodipicolinate reductase-like protein CRR1, chloroplastic: MVIGGYHPSTWKKMRKHSTIKKIRTPAVIFLKLEMKLAVVIINGAAKEIGRAAVTAVTRARGMEVAGSVDSYLVGEDIGKATAFGMRSVVYVPKIKLDTVSALSALCDKASIKLFLFFAFLPLLSQNETIHLSLIWSCNCVQGCLIAPTLSIGSILLQQAAISASFHYNNVEIVESRASATDFPSSDATQIANNLSNLGQIYNREDISTDVLARGQVLGDGVRVLSTTVHFSRLGEVYSLKHDITDVQCLMPGLLLAIRNIVRIKNLVYNLQKFL